One Agrobacterium larrymoorei genomic window, CTCTTGAGAGTGGACTTAAGAGCGCAATGAGGAACTATGGCACAGGCCATTTTGCTGACGGGTCAAGAACGGCGTCGTCGTTGGTCACCGGACCGACGGCTGGAAATTCTGGAGGCAGCATTTGCTCCTGGGGCAAATGTCTCGGAGGTAGCGCGTCGTTTTGATGTTTCGACGGGGCTGCTCTACACGTGGCGGCGCCAAGCGCTGACTGTGAAAGATGGGCCTGCTTTTGTGCCGGCAACAGTTCTGGATGTTTCTAGCGGTGGCGATGGTGGTGCGGCAACCATAGTTGTGGACTTTGCGAACTGTATCAAGGTGAGGATTGCCTCCGGCGTGCCTTGTGATCTTGCCGCTGCAGTGATGCGAGCGCTCAAATGATCCCGATCAGTTCGAGCGTGCGGGTTTGGATTGCGAGCGGCCATTGCGATATGCGCAAGGGAATGCAGGGTCTTGCTCTGATCGTGCAGGAAGGTCTTGGTCGTGATCCGTTCAAGGGGGACGTTTTTGTTTTCCGCGGTAAAAGCGGCCGGCTGATCAAGGCTCTTTGGCATGACGGAATTGGGCTTTCGCTGTACGCAAAGCGGCTCGAGCGTGGCCGTTTTATTTGGCCGGTGACTGAGGGCGGAGCAATTGCGCTGACGGCTGGCCAGATGTCCTACTTGCTTGAGGGAATTGACTGGCGAAACCCGCAGCAG contains:
- the tnpB gene encoding IS66 family insertion sequence element accessory protein TnpB (TnpB, as the term is used for proteins encoded by IS66 family insertion elements, is considered an accessory protein, since TnpC, encoded by a neighboring gene, is a DDE family transposase.), with the translated sequence MIPISSSVRVWIASGHCDMRKGMQGLALIVQEGLGRDPFKGDVFVFRGKSGRLIKALWHDGIGLSLYAKRLERGRFIWPVTEGGAIALTAGQMSYLLEGIDWRNPQQTWRPTSAG
- the tnpA gene encoding IS66-like element accessory protein TnpA, which encodes MAQAILLTGQERRRRWSPDRRLEILEAAFAPGANVSEVARRFDVSTGLLYTWRRQALTVKDGPAFVPATVLDVSSGGDGGAATIVVDFANCIKVRIASGVPCDLAAAVMRALK